ATTTCTTATTACAACAGCGCATCGATACTTTAGTCTATGGCTGCACGCATTATCCTCATCTCGCGCCAGTGCTGCGATCGCTTTTACCAAGGACTGTGAAACTTATCGATCCTGCTGAGTATGTCGTCGCGGCTACCGCTCAAGAACTAGAATTATTAGGATTAAAAAATACTTATTCTCCCTCTTTTACACGTTTTTGTGTCACTGGCTGTCCTCAACAGTTTGCCCAATCTTCCTTACCTTGGTTAGGCTATACTCCCAACGTTGAAGCTATTTGCCTAACAGCAGTACAGTCTAGATTAGTCTAAAGCAGAGGGGCAAAGGAGAAAGAATGTATGCGAACTGACGTTTGAGACGAACTACTTACCCTCAACTCTAGTTGAAGATGCAAGACAATTTCTACAGATTTCCTCATAAAACTTCCCCCACGCCAAGGCTTAGCTTAAAATGAGTACAGATTATGTAAATTTTCTTAACTAAAGCTTGAGTCGGCTTATACATGACCTCAGCCACCTTCCTTTTCTCCCCAGTTGAAGCAGACCTACAGATACTGTCAGAAAACTTGATTCAGTTAGTAGGTACGCGCCATCCCAAACTCTTCGCAGCGGCAAAGCACTTATTCGGAGCCGGAGGAAAACGGCTGCGCCCAGCAATTGTGCTACTTGTATCGCGAGCAACAATGTTGGATGAAGATATTACGCTGCGTCACCGTCGCTTAGCTGAAATCACAGAAATGATTCATACCGCGAGTCTCATTCATGATGATGTGGTAGATGAATCCGCAATGCGGCGAGGTGTTCCCACAATTCACAGCCTATTTGGTAATGGTGTCGCTGTACTAGCAGGAGATTTCTTTTTCGCTCAATCCTCTTGGTATTTGGCTAACTTAGACAATCTAGAAGTAGTCAAGCTCTTATCAGAAGTCATTATGGATTTTGCAGCTGGAGAAATCCAGCAAGGCGATACTTTATTTAATACAAGTTTGTCTATCGAAGCTTACTTGAAAAAGAGCTACTACAAAACAGCAACTTTGTTCGCGAATAGCTGTAAAGCTGCAGGTATACTCAGTGGCGTATCAAACGAAGTTGCAGAGCATTTGTATAATTACGGGCGCGACATTGGTTTAGCATTTCAGATTGTCGATGACATTTTTGACTTTACTGGCTCAACCGATGTCTTAGGTAAACCTGCTGGTTCGGACCTCAAAAGTGGCAATCTAACTGCGCCAGTCATATTTGCTTTGGCAGAAAAACCATATTTAGAAGTCTTAATTGAACGAGAATTTGCACAAGAAGGCGATTTAGAACACGCGATCGCACTCATTCGAGACAGTAAAGGTATCGAGCAAGCACGGGAATTAGCCGCACAACACGCAACTCAAGCCGTTGAGCATCTCCATATTCTCCCACCTTCTGAATCGCGCCAAGCTCTAATGAATATGGCTGATTACGTTCTCAATCGGCTGTATTAGTGGTTAGTTAGCCAGTAGTGGTTAGGACTCGTAGTAGTTCATCTATAGTATTTCTCCTGTGCATCCTCTGCTCTCTACCTTTACTAAGCGATATCTGGAGGAATGTGGTTGGAAGGTGTATTTGACAACGAAGATTGCTGCAACTGAACTTGAACGAGACGCTGCATATCTTCGCGGCGAATTTCAACGCCGTTGGTTGTATCGCCTGGTCTTTCAAAGAAGATGATACTGTCAACAGTTTCTAAAGCAATAAGCTGAAATAAGATAACAGTTATAGGAACTGGAACAGCGATTAATTGTGGATCGATGTCAGCAGCAGTAGCAACATCTTCTAACGTGGGAAAAGCATAAACAACGCGCTTTTCTTGATGAAGTTCATCGCGACTGCGTAAAGTCGTCACTACCCACTCTTGTTCTAAGCTTTGTACAATGTAGTACTGTAAATGATGTAACTTCTCAGCGAGCAGTTTTAATCCAGGTGCGATCGCTGCAACAACTTTGGGTGTAATGCCGTCCTGGGGGGCGTCATCAATCAATAATTGAATTTGCGTGTCTAAATTCATAATTAAGCGCGAAACAGCTCTTGCTACCCTTTGAGTTTAGCGAGCTAAAGTCGATAGCTGCTTGTTGGGACTATTAGCTATTAGAAAAATCGTAATTTTACTGAAATCAAAGCATCACCAATTTATGCAGTACATTTACGTAAACTCTTAAAAAAGTTTTTTAAATCCGCAAATTAATCAGTAGGATTGCGCTAGTGTACTCAAGCAGTTATTCGTTAACTTATTGTCGTGTACTGCAATAAAAACATTACTAATTTACTTCAAAAACTTAAAGAAAGGACAACAAGAACTAAGAAAGTAGACTACATTTCTTGCTATTGCCTTTGGTAAATACTGCGCGCAGGATAATTTGTTAAAAATGTTACACCATTATCTACGACTCATCGACTTACTATTAAAAACAGTATGACAAAATCTTCCAGAATGCGACAGCGAAATCGAATAAAAGCATCGCTTGCGCTATCTGGTTGGAATCGGTGGCGACAGTCTAGAACAATAGAAGTCACTGAAGTAGAAGAATCGCGACTGCTACGATCGCTTGTTCAAGCATTAGTTATCGTTGGAATTATCGCAACCGATGTCGCAGCAGAAACGCAGTTTAGCTTGTGGGCGGTACCTTTAAGTATTGTTGGGGCTTTTTGGAGTTGGTATCGCCGTCACGATCGCAACATTTCAACTAAGTTTTGTATTGCGATCGCGATGTGTTATGCACTCGCCGCATTTTTTGGGCGCTTGCTGGGGGAATTAAACGATACCAGGGTTCTTCTCGCCGAACTTTTGATTCAACTTCAAGTTTGTCACAGCTTTGATTTACCCCGTCGCAAAGATTTAGGCTATTCCATCGTTGTCGGGTTAATTTTACTCGCGGTTGCAGGAACTCTTAGTCAGACTTTAGCGTTTGCACCGATGTTATTACTCTTTTTAGCGATCGCTTTACCCGTATTAGTCCTAGATTATCGTTCGCGACTGGGAATTGAAGAGCGAGGGGCGAAGAACAACGGACAAGAAGTCAAAAAATTTTCCTTCGTTACGTTCAAAAGTACAGGAATACTATTTTTAGTAACTCTCGGGCTAGGATTAACCGTTTTTGCAGTTTTACCTCGGTTTCCAGGTTATCAGCTACGGACATTTCCCGTAAGTGCACCGATTGATATTCAAGAAAACTTTGATGGGCGCAGTATTGTCAACCCAGGTTACGTGCGCGAGGGAAGCGGTAGAGGAACAAATGGCGGTAGTGGTAGCGACGCCCAAGGGGGAACAAGTGTAGACGAAACTTTTTACTACGGGTTTAATAGCGAAATTAATCAAAATTTACGCGGCGAGATGAAACCCAAAGTTGTCATGCGAGTGCGATCGCAAGTCGAGGGATTTTGGCGCGTCTTGGGATTTGACCGCTACACCGGTCAAGGTTGGGAAATTTCGCGTAACGAACAAGTCGTCAACCTCAAGCGTCCAACTTGGTCGTATCAAATATTTTTATCACCACCTGCGATCGCGCTTTCGACGCGAGAAGTTGTCCAAACGTATACAGTCGTTTCTGAATTACCTAATTTAATTCCAGCGTTAGCTTATCCCAAACAGATATTCTTTCCCGCACCGGAAATTGCAGTCGATCCAGAAGGCGGTTTGCGATCGCCTGTGGGGTTATCCAAAGATCTCACCTATACTGTGATTTCGCAAATTCCTTACCGCGATCGCACTTTATTAGGACAAGCCTCAACGAATTACCCGAAAAATATCCGCAATTATTATTTACAAATTCCGCCAGAAATCGCCGCACAAGTAAGGCAACTCACTCAAGAAATCTTAGCAAACTACAACCAACAACGCGTCGGACAGTCAGAAAAAGCACTCACATCGCCTTACGAGCAAGCTTTATACCTCGCGCAGTACCTCAAGCAAAACTATACTATCCCAGAAAATCCCTTAGCTCTTCCTTATCTTGCAGAAAATGAAGATTTAGTCACAGCTTTTCTCTTTAAACACAAAGGTGGTTATCCCGATCACTTTTCTACAGTATTAACAATTATGCTGCGTTCGATTGGGATTCCGGCGCGGTTAACAGTCGGCTTTAGTCCTGGAGAATTCAATCCGTTTACAGGTTTATACATTGTACGTAATACAGATGCGTATGCGCTGACTGAAGTGTATTTTCCAGAATACGGCTGGTTTGCTTTCGATCCAATTCCAGGACACCCCTTAATTCCGCCTTCCGTCGAAGAGGCGCAAACGTTTAGTGTTTTACAAAAATTTTGGCAATGGGTTGCTGGGTGGTTACCTAGCCCTGTATCTGGTTTTCTGAATACGCTGTTTGCGATAGTGTTGGATGGAATAACTGCAGCAATTGCTTGGTTTATTGCGCTTTTTTCTCAAGGTTGGTTTGGTATTTTAACGGCGTTAATTGTTGCTACTGGAATCAGTTTCTTAATTTGGCTAGGTTTACAACAATGGCAAATTTGGCGCAGACAACGAACTTTAGCCAAACTACATCCTATTGAGAGATTGTACCAACAAATGCTTGATTGGACAGCAACACAAGGATTGCGCAAACACGCTGCCCAAACACCGCTAGAATATGCGCAAATATCGCATCAGCATTATCCTACAAGCGTTGCTAAAGTCATTGAAGAAATTTGCCAAGCTTACATGAGTTGGCGTTATGGCGGACAATTACCTGATGTCGAAGAATTAACAATGCAATGGCACACTTTGAAAAAATATCAATTATCCGATAAAAAAATCTTCCGTGCATAGGTTACTAAGCAACCATGTAACCTCTCACGGAAGCAGATTGCTATAAATTTCTGAATAAATTAGTTTCAGCTATTAACGTAAATACTACTAGATGTTAAGTCAGGAGCACCAACTAAAATTGCTAACTGGACTTGCTGACTAGCTCCTATACCATCAACATCAAAATACAACGCGCCAGAAGATGTATCGTAAATAAAGCGATCGTCCACTTCGGTTGCTGAAGTCCCAAATTTTAGCTGTCCTGATAACAATTCTCCCTCTACAAGCCCACCGCCAAAACCACTTGCAGAAACATAAATTGTGTGACCTTTATCTGCTGCAAAGTTGGTAATTGTATCTATTCCATCAGTCGGTTTACTGAAAATAAAGCCGCTATCCCAATCTCCTCCAGTCAGGGTATCGTTTCCCTGACCACCTTCCATTCCAGCAATTCCACTTAAAACATCATCACCATCGCCACCATAAAGACTACTGTAATTACCTGTTATAGTATCGTTGCCTTTACCACCGTAGATTGTACTTTCATCACCATCGAGTAAATCGTCGCCATCACCACCATCAATGTCCACTGAAGTACCGCCAGTGATTGTGTCGTTACCTCTACCACCATACATTTCAGCGCCATTATTAACATACAGGTAGTCATTGCCGTCACCACCATCCATGTATATTGTCTCGCCTGGCATTGCGAAAGAGCCTGCGTGGTCTCCAATTAAGCGATCGTTTCCAGCACCTCCGTAAAGTTTATCTTTGCTACCACCCTTAAGCGTGTCGTCACCAACTCCGCCATAAAGTGTATCGCTGCGCTTGTCATTACTACCGTCGAGCTTATCGTTACCAGCAAGACCTCTTAAGACATTTCTACCGCTATTGCCAGTAATAATATTGTCTAGTTCATTACCGGTGCCATTAATATTGCTGCTACCAGTTAGTACCAAATCATTCAGATAAGCGCCCAGTTTGTAGCTTACAGAAGATCGCACTGTATCGTGGGCACCGCCACCGGAATATTCAATAATGACATCAGTAGTTGTGTCTACAATATAAACGTCGCTGCCTGTACCACCAATTAAAGTATCGATTCCTGCACCGCCATTCAAGGTATCGTTACCTTCATAACCGTAGAGCTTATCGTTGTTTGAACCACCTTTTAAATTGTCGTTACCAGCAGTTCCCTTAATTATTGCCATAATAGTAAACCTCTTTTAATTTTACGTGTTTATAAACTATTTATCTTGTCAAGCTTCTTGGTCTACGTTTTAGTTATCATCTGTTTTTCTTACTTTTATTCAAAAAAAATGTTCTCGTTAAACAAATTAGTACTCCTAAAATAAGACAAGGCAAAACTCATTTACTTGACGATTACAGTTAGCTTTCTAAAGTGTATTATCTAATGATTCAGGAGTTTAATAAATCAAAGAAAAATACAAACATTTTAGGGAATTCGAGCTCATTCTGGCTAAATAACTACAAATCTGTATTAATACGCTGTTATGAGTAGGTTAGTGACTAGTTATTAGTCACCTTTCACCTTTTGTTAATACTAATCAACCAGATTTGATACGATCTTCTCTAAAAAATATTTTTTACTAACTACTGCCTCAATATTAATTATTAGCTAAAGATTGCAAATCTATGTTCTTTTCATTAAAACAAGCCTGTCTTAACACTTTTATTGAGGCAGATCTGCTATTTTTAACATTTTTTTTTGATTGAATTCTTTAGCTACTACCAAGTAGTTTAACCTCTAATAGAATATTAATTTTTTTTGCAAAGTTATCTTTTTTGATATGAATTATATTATGTGGTCTGCGTTTTTCATGTAAGCTGGAAGAATGCTCCATAAGTCATGGGTTAATAACTAGATGACAATGAAGTTATGGAACTTATTAGTAATATAATGCTCGCTCTCTCGGTAGTTTTTGAAGCTACGTATTTGGCGTTCTGGGGAAGTCATATCAAGCGATCGCAAAAACAACGGAATTAGTTAGTTGTAGTAATCGTCACGCGTTCAAAGCGAACGACGTCTGGCGCTTCTCTAGCGCGATCTGTCCTTTGCATGATATGCATCTCTCCACCTGGTGGCACAAAAGTCACTGAGATAGAATCTCCAGTTATTAAGTTGAGTCGCTGTAGCTCGCGTACCGTTTCAGTAATATCTAGACTAAAGGTGGCTTTTTGAGGATGGGCAAATAGTGCCAATCTGCCTACATAGTAAGGGCTGTTGCGGTCTGGAGGAACTCCTTGAGGGAGGTTGACGTACACTTCATAGGGAATTGAATTTCTGGGGTTATATTCAACCTTCTCAACGTTGAGCGTAACAGAACCTGCTGTTATCGTTCTAGAACTACTAAATGGTCTTACTCCTTGTGACTGAGGAAATCTTAAATTTAAAGTAACTGGAGCTTCTCTAAGTTCTATTAACATTTGCTGATTGTTCGTAGGTGTTGTTGCTAACAGTTGAGGAGTCATCGTCGTTGCTTGTGAAGAACGCTCAGCATTGCTCATTCCACGCATCAGGATTTGGTTTCCCAGGGGGGCGTCATCATATCTATAGTTTAGTTGCTGCACGATGTTGATGATATCTCTGCCGCGCAATGTCACTTGTCTGGCATTTTCATCAAAGAAGGTAAAGCGATCGCTCATCCAGTCGCTATCATTCGTAGGATTTACTCTTCCATTTCCTAGCAACAACCAACGTTCCCACAAGCGGTCAATATTCGCATGATGCAACCAAAAAATCGGATCTCGAGCCGCCATTTCTACTTGACGCATCCAGCCACTATTACCACCGACAACAACATGAACTTGGTTGTGAGGTCGTCCCTCCAAAAGTCCTCCACCAGAACCTCGGTGCGTTCCACTTGTAACTCTTCGACCACCAAAGCTTTGCTGTCCGGAACTAGTATGGAAGAAGTTTGTGCGTTGAAAAGCTCCTTCATAACTGACTTCCGCTGATGCTAATGCTGTTGTACCTTGATTAATTCCTGGGGCGCGCTGTTCTACATAAAGCGAATTGGTAGAGCCATCTGATAGTAGTGGATTCCGAAACGGCTCAGGTAATGTACGCTGATCGGGAAAATCTGAATAGTTCCAGTAAGGAAGTGCTAGCGTTGGATCGCCAGACGCCTGACGCAGAATTC
The DNA window shown above is from Chroococcidiopsis sp. TS-821 and carries:
- the sds gene encoding solanesyl diphosphate synthase yields the protein MTSATFLFSPVEADLQILSENLIQLVGTRHPKLFAAAKHLFGAGGKRLRPAIVLLVSRATMLDEDITLRHRRLAEITEMIHTASLIHDDVVDESAMRRGVPTIHSLFGNGVAVLAGDFFFAQSSWYLANLDNLEVVKLLSEVIMDFAAGEIQQGDTLFNTSLSIEAYLKKSYYKTATLFANSCKAAGILSGVSNEVAEHLYNYGRDIGLAFQIVDDIFDFTGSTDVLGKPAGSDLKSGNLTAPVIFALAEKPYLEVLIEREFAQEGDLEHAIALIRDSKGIEQARELAAQHATQAVEHLHILPPSESRQALMNMADYVLNRLY
- a CDS encoding DUF3488 and DUF4129 domain-containing transglutaminase family protein — its product is MTKSSRMRQRNRIKASLALSGWNRWRQSRTIEVTEVEESRLLRSLVQALVIVGIIATDVAAETQFSLWAVPLSIVGAFWSWYRRHDRNISTKFCIAIAMCYALAAFFGRLLGELNDTRVLLAELLIQLQVCHSFDLPRRKDLGYSIVVGLILLAVAGTLSQTLAFAPMLLLFLAIALPVLVLDYRSRLGIEERGAKNNGQEVKKFSFVTFKSTGILFLVTLGLGLTVFAVLPRFPGYQLRTFPVSAPIDIQENFDGRSIVNPGYVREGSGRGTNGGSGSDAQGGTSVDETFYYGFNSEINQNLRGEMKPKVVMRVRSQVEGFWRVLGFDRYTGQGWEISRNEQVVNLKRPTWSYQIFLSPPAIALSTREVVQTYTVVSELPNLIPALAYPKQIFFPAPEIAVDPEGGLRSPVGLSKDLTYTVISQIPYRDRTLLGQASTNYPKNIRNYYLQIPPEIAAQVRQLTQEILANYNQQRVGQSEKALTSPYEQALYLAQYLKQNYTIPENPLALPYLAENEDLVTAFLFKHKGGYPDHFSTVLTIMLRSIGIPARLTVGFSPGEFNPFTGLYIVRNTDAYALTEVYFPEYGWFAFDPIPGHPLIPPSVEEAQTFSVLQKFWQWVAGWLPSPVSGFLNTLFAIVLDGITAAIAWFIALFSQGWFGILTALIVATGISFLIWLGLQQWQIWRRQRTLAKLHPIERLYQQMLDWTATQGLRKHAAQTPLEYAQISHQHYPTSVAKVIEEICQAYMSWRYGGQLPDVEELTMQWHTLKKYQLSDKKIFRA
- a CDS encoding calcium-binding protein; amino-acid sequence: MAIIKGTAGNDNLKGGSNNDKLYGYEGNDTLNGGAGIDTLIGGTGSDVYIVDTTTDVIIEYSGGGAHDTVRSSVSYKLGAYLNDLVLTGSSNINGTGNELDNIITGNSGRNVLRGLAGNDKLDGSNDKRSDTLYGGVGDDTLKGGSKDKLYGGAGNDRLIGDHAGSFAMPGETIYMDGGDGNDYLYVNNGAEMYGGRGNDTITGGTSVDIDGGDGDDLLDGDESTIYGGKGNDTITGNYSSLYGGDGDDVLSGIAGMEGGQGNDTLTGGDWDSGFIFSKPTDGIDTITNFAADKGHTIYVSASGFGGGLVEGELLSGQLKFGTSATEVDDRFIYDTSSGALYFDVDGIGASQQVQLAILVGAPDLTSSSIYVNS
- a CDS encoding tyrosinase family protein encodes the protein MSSSLSRREVLRLLSFLSAGAAGVGTIPLISELFASKATAQTSSVYVRENIATFMQSPTKIAALRRGIQVMQSRSDTNPTSWIYQANMHGIPSSESRRLTAWRTCNHGSFFFFPWHRMYLYYFERILRQASGDPTLALPYWNYSDFPDQRTLPEPFRNPLLSDGSTNSLYVEQRAPGINQGTTALASAEVSYEGAFQRTNFFHTSSGQQSFGGRRVTSGTHRGSGGGLLEGRPHNQVHVVVGGNSGWMRQVEMAARDPIFWLHHANIDRLWERWLLLGNGRVNPTNDSDWMSDRFTFFDENARQVTLRGRDIINIVQQLNYRYDDAPLGNQILMRGMSNAERSSQATTMTPQLLATTPTNNQQMLIELREAPVTLNLRFPQSQGVRPFSSSRTITAGSVTLNVEKVEYNPRNSIPYEVYVNLPQGVPPDRNSPYYVGRLALFAHPQKATFSLDITETVRELQRLNLITGDSISVTFVPPGGEMHIMQRTDRAREAPDVVRFERVTITTTN